A DNA window from Thermodesulfatator atlanticus DSM 21156 contains the following coding sequences:
- the moaA gene encoding GTP 3',8-cyclase MoaA, whose product MLIDKHGRKITYLRVSVTDRCNLRCFYCSSKDAIAWLPHEEILSYEELLEIVKVAISLGIEKIRLTGGEPLVRKDFVSLVAAISKIPGLRDLSLTTNGILLAEFAEDLKKAGLNRINISLDTLDPKKYKTICGYNKLGDVLRGIDKALEMGFSPVKINTVVMKGLNEDEILDLAKLTIERPVEVRFIEFMPVGDGAAWEEKYFMPVAEIKKRVEMLGPLVPAQKIGAGPARVYTLPNACGKIGFISAITEHFCDKCNRLRLTPEGKLRMCLFSDEEIDLKPYLRGNFSRKDLKEAFLKAIKNKPAKRSLSFSPHRIMRSIGG is encoded by the coding sequence ATGCTTATAGACAAACACGGCCGCAAAATCACATATCTACGCGTTTCAGTTACGGACCGGTGTAACCTGCGCTGTTTTTACTGCTCAAGCAAAGATGCCATTGCCTGGCTTCCTCACGAAGAAATCCTCTCCTATGAAGAACTCTTAGAAATTGTAAAGGTCGCTATCTCCCTTGGTATTGAAAAAATAAGGCTTACAGGTGGCGAACCCCTTGTTCGCAAAGATTTTGTATCCTTAGTTGCTGCAATCTCAAAAATACCTGGGCTAAGGGATCTTTCCTTAACTACAAACGGCATACTGCTGGCGGAATTTGCCGAAGACCTTAAAAAAGCCGGGCTTAACCGTATCAACATAAGCCTTGACACCCTAGACCCCAAAAAATACAAAACCATCTGCGGTTACAACAAGCTGGGAGATGTCCTGCGCGGCATTGACAAGGCCCTAGAGATGGGCTTTTCCCCGGTAAAAATAAACACCGTGGTGATGAAGGGTCTAAATGAAGACGAAATCCTAGACCTTGCAAAACTCACCATTGAAAGACCAGTCGAAGTAAGATTTATCGAGTTTATGCCCGTAGGTGATGGTGCGGCCTGGGAAGAAAAGTATTTCATGCCTGTGGCAGAAATAAAAAAAAGAGTGGAAATGCTTGGCCCTCTTGTTCCGGCCCAAAAAATAGGCGCAGGCCCTGCCAGGGTTTATACTTTGCCTAATGCTTGCGGTAAAATAGGCTTTATTTCTGCCATAACAGAACACTTTTGTGATAAGTGCAACAGGCTGAGACTCACCCCAGAAGGCAAACTGCGTATGTGTCTTTTTTCAGACGAAGAAATAGACCTCAAACCATACTTACGCGGCAATTTTTCACGAAAAGACTTGAAAGAGGCCTTTTTAAAGGCCATAAAAAATAAACCTGCCAAAAGATCACTATCTTTTTCGCCCCATAGAATTATGCGAAGCATTGGTGGTTGA
- a CDS encoding DUF4416 family protein: MSEPQKPLPAQLFFSIFAPEEALIEKACGKLEEVLGPRDYQSELISFDFTDYYEEEFGKNLVRRFIFFERLISPEKIVPIKHLAWKIEKSFSHEGKRRVNIDPGYILPEKLVLVTFKNFSHRIYLGDCVYAEVTMIYTKGDFSPLPWTYPDYASDKVRAIFKEARTRYREKLRKCL; the protein is encoded by the coding sequence ATGAGTGAGCCACAAAAACCCCTTCCCGCGCAGCTTTTTTTTAGCATTTTCGCCCCTGAAGAAGCCCTTATAGAAAAGGCCTGTGGCAAACTTGAAGAAGTCCTTGGCCCCCGAGACTACCAAAGCGAATTGATATCCTTTGACTTCACGGATTATTACGAAGAAGAATTCGGAAAAAACCTGGTGCGCCGCTTTATCTTTTTTGAAAGGCTGATATCGCCAGAGAAAATAGTCCCTATAAAACATCTTGCCTGGAAAATAGAAAAAAGTTTCTCCCACGAAGGAAAACGCAGGGTAAACATTGACCCGGGATATATCCTCCCTGAAAAACTAGTACTGGTAACTTTTAAAAATTTTTCCCATCGTATTTACCTTGGCGACTGCGTGTATGCGGAAGTAACCATGATCTACACCAAAGGCGATTTTTCTCCCCTGCCCTGGACTTATCCGGACTATGCTTCTGATAAGGTACGAGCTATTTTCAAAGAAGCCCGCACACGCTATCGTGAAAAACTAAGAAAATGCTTATAG
- the fabD gene encoding ACP S-malonyltransferase encodes MRVFMFPGQGSQYVGMGKAAYEKSQAAQKVFLVAEEITGLPIRELCFEGPLSELTRTLNLQPALTAVNLAVLEDLRAKNIDADICCGHSLGEYSALYAAGIVSLEDVFRLVMKRGELMEQAAEKFPGEMYAVIGLKREILEELLKKAQEKGIVTLANHNTPEQIVITGEKEAATLAASLAKEAGARVVKLKVSGAYHSPLMAEAAQEFKNFLKDIPFAPPQKRFFSNVSAKEEKDPAKIKELMGKQIESPVRWVEETQNIFAAGGREFIEIGPKTVLCGLIKKILPPEQIVINAIEDPEKIDK; translated from the coding sequence ATGCGTGTTTTTATGTTCCCCGGCCAGGGCTCTCAATACGTTGGAATGGGAAAAGCAGCTTACGAAAAATCCCAAGCCGCGCAAAAAGTCTTTTTGGTTGCCGAAGAAATTACCGGGCTTCCTATAAGGGAACTCTGCTTTGAGGGCCCCTTGTCCGAACTTACCCGTACTCTTAATCTTCAACCTGCCCTTACCGCGGTGAATCTGGCGGTGCTTGAAGACCTGCGAGCCAAAAACATTGACGCTGATATTTGTTGTGGGCACAGCCTTGGGGAATATAGCGCTCTTTACGCCGCTGGCATTGTTTCCCTTGAAGACGTTTTTCGCCTGGTGATGAAAAGAGGCGAGCTTATGGAACAAGCCGCCGAGAAGTTCCCGGGTGAAATGTACGCTGTCATTGGCCTAAAACGCGAAATCCTTGAAGAGCTTCTTAAAAAAGCCCAAGAAAAAGGCATAGTAACTCTAGCTAACCACAACACCCCTGAACAGATCGTTATCACCGGTGAGAAAGAAGCGGCAACTTTGGCCGCTTCTCTGGCCAAAGAGGCTGGTGCAAGGGTGGTCAAGCTAAAAGTAAGCGGGGCTTATCATAGCCCCCTTATGGCTGAGGCAGCCCAGGAATTTAAGAATTTTCTTAAAGATATCCCGTTTGCTCCACCCCAAAAACGCTTTTTTTCAAATGTTTCCGCCAAAGAAGAAAAAGACCCCGCCAAAATAAAAGAACTCATGGGAAAACAGATCGAAAGCCCGGTGCGCTGGGTAGAAGAAACCCAGAATATTTTCGCAGCAGGTGGGCGCGAATTTATCGAAATCGGGCCCAAGACAGTCCTTTGTGGCCTGATCAAAAAGATCCTCCCTCCTGAACAAATAGTCATAAATGCCATTGAAGATCCGGAAAAAATTGATAAGTAA
- a CDS encoding Trm112 family protein, giving the protein MFDGLFVSLIPQELLAILACPKCKGDLVLDEAKSGLICHKCALLYEIRDGIPIMLVEEAKPLKEEKAEKENE; this is encoded by the coding sequence ATGTTTGATGGTTTGTTTGTAAGCCTCATTCCCCAGGAGTTGCTCGCCATCCTTGCGTGTCCCAAATGTAAAGGAGACCTCGTCCTTGACGAAGCGAAATCTGGGCTTATTTGCCACAAGTGCGCACTTTTGTATGAAATTAGAGATGGTATCCCTATCATGCTTGTGGAAGAAGCCAAGCCTTTAAAAGAAGAAAAAGCCGAAAAAGAAAATGAGTGA
- a CDS encoding ATP-grasp domain-containing protein translates to CPKTIYVPKIAAFGPHPATAKIDLPAFPFVLKSDAEHEGRGVFLVRDDRDFNNGLSYIKCREREGSFGFLIQEYIASPYDLRVVVFGKNFYPFWRACEDDFRTNLVQGGRKIPCPDANLEEKALQITAILCEKTGTNLAAIDFLIDERRGPLLNEINFVFGRRLLGQKYEEFFFKAVKEFLADLS, encoded by the coding sequence CTTGCCCTAAGACTATCTATGTCCCCAAAATCGCAGCCTTTGGACCACATCCTGCTACGGCTAAGATAGATTTGCCGGCGTTTCCTTTCGTGCTTAAGAGCGATGCCGAACACGAAGGAAGAGGCGTTTTCCTCGTAAGAGATGATAGAGATTTCAATAATGGGCTTTCTTATATCAAATGCCGCGAAAGAGAAGGCTCTTTTGGGTTTTTAATTCAAGAATACATTGCTTCGCCTTATGATCTCCGCGTAGTTGTTTTTGGAAAAAACTTTTATCCCTTCTGGCGGGCGTGTGAAGACGATTTCAGGACGAACCTTGTCCAGGGGGGGAGAAAAATTCCGTGCCCTGACGCAAACTTAGAAGAAAAGGCCCTGCAAATAACAGCGATTCTTTGTGAAAAAACCGGCACAAACCTTGCGGCCATAGATTTTTTAATAGATGAGCGCCGAGGTCCCCTTTTAAACGAGATCAATTTTGTTTTCGGGCGCAGACTTCTGGGCCAAAAATACGAAGAATTCTTTTTTAAGGCGGTAAAGGAATTTTTGGCTGATTTATCTTAG
- the gcvH gene encoding glycine cleavage system protein GcvH, with the protein MEIPQDRLYSENHLWVKKKRGNNVLIGLTDFGQLKLGEIIDIELPDEGDEFEKDEVFGSIESSHGVFDLVAPVSGEVIEINEELLDAPDLINEDPYDEGWIVKVKISDPDELEELLTADEYEEITAGEEILTEEEEFDFEEEE; encoded by the coding sequence ATGGAAATTCCTCAGGACAGGCTTTATTCCGAAAACCACCTTTGGGTTAAAAAGAAAAGGGGAAATAACGTTCTTATCGGGCTCACTGACTTTGGTCAGCTTAAACTTGGCGAAATCATAGACATTGAACTACCCGATGAAGGAGACGAATTCGAAAAAGACGAAGTCTTTGGAAGCATTGAGTCTTCCCATGGAGTTTTTGACCTCGTAGCCCCGGTTTCCGGGGAGGTGATTGAGATAAACGAAGAGCTTTTAGATGCCCCGGATTTGATTAATGAAGACCCTTATGATGAGGGCTGGATAGTAAAAGTTAAAATTTCTGACCCGGACGAGCTTGAAGAGCTGCTCACTGCAGACGAATACGAAGAAATAACGGCAGGCGAAGAAATTTTAACCGAAGAAGAAGAGTTTGATTTTGAAGAAGAGGAGTAG
- a CDS encoding sensor histidine kinase, translating to MKDVISKFLPDFPEHLFLLSPELEVWWGNNSFHKLSRENKKFCYELIHQSKEPPPGCPALKAFETQRTSWGIMPAKALKQDVFVIVSPIVKDEKVVALWHLAFETKPVVIPEETVFHYETFGQLAAGISHDIKNMLTAALAELELIGMLLKDKPNLEKKCAKIRTILENIASITKKLSDLGKKKTEPEILNLNQVLHELRPLLNALIPSNIEFRIFLDPYVKNVCISRIKLEQIILNLFLNAIQAIEIQGKITIRTEHRDDFSILIVEDTGKGLKQELIPKIFESYFTTKQKNSGLGLTLVKNWAEAAGGKVKVISTEGKGTCFEIWLPCI from the coding sequence ATGAAAGATGTCATTTCAAAATTTTTACCCGATTTCCCTGAACATTTATTTCTTCTCTCTCCAGAACTTGAAGTCTGGTGGGGAAATAATTCTTTCCATAAGCTTTCCCGAGAAAATAAAAAGTTTTGCTATGAACTGATCCATCAAAGCAAAGAACCCCCTCCGGGCTGCCCCGCCTTAAAAGCCTTTGAAACCCAAAGGACTTCCTGGGGCATAATGCCTGCTAAAGCTCTAAAGCAAGATGTCTTTGTTATTGTAAGCCCTATAGTAAAAGACGAAAAAGTTGTTGCCCTTTGGCACCTTGCCTTTGAAACCAAGCCCGTAGTTATCCCTGAAGAAACCGTCTTTCATTATGAAACTTTTGGCCAATTAGCAGCAGGTATAAGTCACGATATCAAAAACATGCTCACTGCCGCTTTAGCTGAACTAGAATTGATTGGCATGTTATTAAAAGACAAGCCAAATCTAGAAAAAAAGTGCGCCAAAATCAGAACTATCCTCGAAAATATCGCCTCTATAACTAAAAAACTAAGCGACCTAGGAAAAAAGAAGACCGAACCAGAAATTTTAAATTTAAATCAAGTCTTACATGAGTTAAGACCTCTGCTAAATGCCTTAATTCCTTCAAACATTGAATTTCGAATATTTCTTGATCCATATGTAAAAAATGTCTGCATTAGCCGCATTAAGCTAGAACAGATTATTCTTAATCTTTTTCTAAATGCCATCCAAGCTATTGAAATTCAGGGGAAAATTACCATTCGCACCGAACACCGAGATGATTTTTCTATTTTGATAGTGGAAGATACAGGTAAAGGGTTAAAACAAGAATTAATCCCCAAAATCTTTGAATCATATTTTACCACCAAACAAAAAAATTCTGGCCTGGGGCTTACGTTAGTAAAAAATTGGGCTGAAGCAGCGGGTGGTAAGGTAAAAGTTATAAGCACCGAAGGAAAAGGAACATGTTTTGAAATTTGGTTACCTTGTATTTAA
- the plsY gene encoding glycerol-3-phosphate 1-O-acyltransferase PlsY encodes MPKEYFIFLFAYLLGSIPFALVVSRPFGIDPRKHGSHNLGATNVARLLGKKWGFVTLLGDMGKGIVPMLLARHLFAGHPNEAWLVAGAGFFAFLGHLFPLYLRFQGGKGVATAAGVFLVLCPKVILIDLVVFIVLVKLTGFVSVGSLTVAAITPFLVRIFCPEPAYFWVCLVMAVLIWIKHRENIKRLLRGEEKSWKKS; translated from the coding sequence ATGCCAAAGGAATATTTCATTTTTCTTTTTGCCTATTTACTGGGCTCTATTCCTTTTGCCCTGGTGGTTTCGCGCCCTTTTGGGATTGATCCGCGCAAGCACGGAAGCCACAACCTCGGCGCTACCAATGTTGCCAGGCTTTTAGGAAAAAAATGGGGCTTTGTTACCCTTTTAGGTGACATGGGAAAGGGCATCGTTCCCATGCTCCTTGCCAGGCATCTTTTTGCAGGCCACCCTAACGAAGCCTGGCTGGTGGCTGGAGCGGGTTTTTTTGCCTTCTTGGGGCATCTTTTCCCTTTATATTTGCGTTTTCAGGGCGGAAAAGGCGTGGCCACGGCAGCAGGTGTTTTCCTAGTACTTTGTCCTAAAGTCATTTTGATAGACCTTGTTGTGTTTATCGTTCTGGTAAAACTTACAGGCTTTGTTTCCGTGGGCTCCCTTACGGTTGCGGCCATAACGCCTTTTCTGGTGAGGATTTTTTGCCCTGAACCTGCTTATTTTTGGGTATGCCTGGTGATGGCGGTGCTAATTTGGATCAAACACCGCGAAAATATAAAACGCCTTTTACGGGGTGAAGAAAAAAGCTGGAAGAAAAGTTAG